One segment of Niabella beijingensis DNA contains the following:
- a CDS encoding DUF4838 domain-containing protein has protein sequence MKNIVYLIIVFFMQQVQAQNERGLVLVRDGSSSYSIVISRGASPAEEKAAGILQDYLVRTTTCKLPIERSSAIAGKAIRLSEDRAALQPEQFTIEVKGPLLEIKGGARRGLLFGVYDFIENFLGCRKWNAGEPAYCPQYKELLLPGQLHKTGRPAFEYREVYYPGETDPEYLDWHKLQQLEDLWGIWGHSFNKLVDPAIYFKSHPEYYSYFNGKRQPLQLCLTNDTVFQIAAESLKKAFAAHPDALYWSVSPNDDIGYCECDACRKADAVDGGPQGSLIRFVNRIAATFPDKKFTTLAYTYAARPPLKTVPGKNVYILLSNIDAYRLQPVGEAPSAAAFRKNLAGWIAKTPNVFVWDYYTQFTNYLAPFPDIPALMPGVRFFQQQQVKGVFAQGSGATYSDMAELKSYLLAKALWDPGLDATVVADAFIKGYYGNAAPYIKKYLDALRAAAEKEKVPLDIYGNIVNDHNSYLTPALMDVYSSLLDKAEAAAEPDPVLLKRVERVQLSLEYTYLQQSRFYGIGQHGIFYRTPEGDWQVHKGFEERVNRFVKRCNAYNVKELSEGGMSPAAYQKEWQSIFENGVRDNKALGAAVTLKYPYVPEYPAKKERTLTDGVPGYLDFSYNWLCFAGVPLEAVTDLGTVTDIREVELNFLEDQRHWIFLPASVVVQVSDDNVHYREYGRQQLSLPEEDFEIRRHAVRFTGAVSARYLKITALNREQLPEWRFSRTRKPIIATDEIWVR, from the coding sequence ATGAAGAACATCGTTTACCTTATTATTGTTTTTTTTATGCAGCAGGTTCAGGCACAGAATGAACGGGGCCTTGTTTTGGTCCGCGATGGCAGCTCTTCCTACAGCATTGTGATTTCCCGGGGTGCAAGTCCTGCCGAAGAAAAAGCTGCGGGGATCCTGCAGGATTACCTGGTGCGCACCACTACCTGCAAATTGCCCATCGAAAGATCATCAGCGATTGCCGGCAAAGCCATCCGGCTGTCGGAAGACCGGGCAGCACTGCAGCCCGAGCAGTTTACTATTGAAGTAAAAGGGCCGCTGCTGGAAATAAAGGGGGGCGCCCGGCGCGGACTGCTGTTTGGTGTTTATGATTTTATTGAAAATTTCCTGGGGTGCAGGAAGTGGAACGCCGGCGAACCGGCTTATTGTCCGCAGTATAAGGAATTGTTATTGCCGGGGCAGCTTCATAAAACGGGCCGGCCCGCTTTTGAATACCGGGAAGTTTATTATCCTGGAGAAACAGACCCTGAGTACCTCGACTGGCATAAACTGCAACAGCTGGAAGATCTCTGGGGGATCTGGGGGCACAGCTTCAATAAACTGGTGGATCCGGCCATTTATTTTAAAAGCCATCCGGAATATTATTCCTACTTCAATGGAAAGCGGCAGCCACTGCAGCTCTGCCTCACCAATGATACCGTATTTCAGATCGCCGCTGAAAGTCTGAAGAAAGCATTTGCGGCACATCCCGATGCTTTGTACTGGTCGGTGAGTCCGAATGATGATATCGGGTATTGCGAATGCGATGCATGCAGGAAAGCAGATGCGGTTGACGGAGGGCCCCAGGGCTCATTGATCCGGTTTGTGAACCGGATCGCGGCCACTTTTCCGGATAAGAAGTTTACCACGCTGGCCTATACCTACGCCGCCCGCCCGCCTTTAAAAACGGTTCCCGGAAAAAATGTCTATATCCTGCTGAGCAATATTGATGCCTACCGGCTGCAGCCGGTAGGGGAGGCGCCTTCTGCAGCGGCATTCAGAAAAAATCTTGCAGGCTGGATCGCGAAAACACCGAATGTATTCGTATGGGATTATTATACCCAGTTCACGAATTACCTGGCGCCTTTTCCCGATATTCCGGCGCTGATGCCCGGAGTCCGTTTTTTTCAGCAACAACAGGTCAAAGGCGTTTTTGCACAGGGAAGCGGTGCTACCTATAGCGATATGGCTGAGCTGAAGTCCTACCTGCTGGCCAAAGCTTTATGGGATCCGGGTCTGGACGCCACTGTTGTTGCTGATGCGTTTATAAAGGGGTATTATGGCAACGCCGCTCCGTATATAAAAAAATACCTGGATGCATTGAGAGCCGCGGCAGAAAAGGAAAAAGTACCGCTGGATATTTATGGAAATATTGTCAATGATCATAACAGCTATCTGACACCTGCACTGATGGATGTCTACAGTTCCCTGCTGGATAAAGCTGAGGCGGCCGCCGAACCGGATCCGGTCTTGCTCAAACGGGTGGAGCGGGTACAGCTGTCGCTTGAATATACGTATCTGCAGCAATCCCGTTTTTACGGGATCGGGCAGCACGGGATCTTTTACCGCACGCCGGAAGGCGACTGGCAGGTGCATAAGGGGTTTGAAGAACGGGTGAACCGATTTGTAAAACGTTGCAATGCGTATAATGTGAAGGAACTGTCGGAAGGAGGAATGAGCCCGGCAGCTTATCAAAAAGAATGGCAGTCCATTTTTGAGAACGGTGTCAGGGATAACAAGGCACTGGGTGCTGCGGTTACACTAAAATATCCTTATGTGCCGGAATATCCTGCAAAAAAGGAGCGGACACTTACGGATGGCGTACCGGGATATCTGGATTTCAGCTATAACTGGCTTTGTTTTGCAGGGGTACCCCTGGAAGCAGTGACAGACCTCGGAACCGTAACGGATATCCGGGAGGTTGAATTAAATTTCCTCGAAGACCAGCGGCACTGGATCTTTCTTCCGGCTTCGGTTGTTGTCCAGGTTTCGGATGATAATGTGCATTACCGGGAGTATGGCAGGCAGCAGCTTTCGTTACCGGAAGAAGATTTTGAGATCCGCCGGCATGCGGTGCGTTTTACAGGTGCTGTAAGCGCAAGATATCTTAAAATAACGGCCCTAAACCGGGAGCAGCTGCCGGAGTGGCGCTTCAGCCGCACCCGCAAACCCATCATTGCAACCGATGAGATCTGGGTCCGCTAA